ACTGGACTACTGGTCGCAATTCTTTATACAAGTTCACCTGATTAGCAATCTCAGCCTTCTCTTCATCTGATAAACTTGTCAAATCAAGCTCATAACCCAGATTTCCCATCATTGCCACATGACCACGAGTTTCCAATGGTGTCATTCGTCCCATCTGATGATTCGGTACTGCTGACACATGAGCTCCCATGGAAATGGTTGGATAGAGATAGGATGAGCCGTATTGAATTGGTAAACGTGCAATGGCATCAGTATTATCACTAGCCCAGACTTGTGGGAAATAGCGCATCATGCCAAGATCATTTCGTCCACCACCACCAGAACAGGACTCAAAGAGAATATGGCTGTGTTTCTCTGTCAGATAAGAAACGAGTTCATAAAGCCCCAACATATACTGATGAGATTGCATCTGAGTTTCCAGATAAGCTGAACCATTCCCTAAGTTAGTGATATTGCGGTTCATATCCCATTTGATGTAGTCAATTTTATGATGAGAGAGGAGTTCATCTAAAACATTTTTCAAGTATTCTACTACCTGAGAATTGGCAAGATTAAGTACTAATTGATTTCTAGAATAGGTATGCTCATATCCTGGAACCTGAATAGCCCAGTCAGGATGTTTGCGATACAAGTCGCTATCAACAGAAATCATCTCAGGTTCTAACCAAAGCCCAAACTGCAAACCTCTTTCATGGATCGCTGAAATCAGACTTTCTAGACTTCCGCCCAGTTTTTTCTCATTCACAACCCAATCACCTAAAGCACGATTATCATCAAAGCGATTACCAAACCACCCATCATCTAATACAAAAAGTTCTATTCCAACTTTCTTAGCTTCATCAGCTAGTTCTAACAGTTTTTCTCTCTGAAAGTCAAAGTAAGTTGCTTCCCAGTTATTGATTAGAATTGGACGTTCTTTTTTAGAAAACTGACTTGGCATAATGTGCTTAAGTACAAAATTTTGACTTTCATGGCTAATACCAGTTAATCCCTGATCTGAAAAGGTCACTAAAGCTACCGGTGTTTCAAAATTTTCCTCAGGATTTAACTTCCAAGAAAAGTTTTCCGGGTTAATGCCAATAGCCACCCGAACTTCATCCAGTTGATTTTTTTGGACAAAAGCTTCAAAGTTTCCACTATACAGTAGTTGCAGGGCAAACACATTTCCAGCATCCTCTGTGACTCCTTGATCACATAATAGAAGAGCTGGTGTTTGAGCATGACCAGAAGCACCACGGTTCGAACTAATTGAAAAGATTCCTTGTTCTACCTGTTGACGTCGGACAGTCTTTTCACGAGCATAAGCACCCTGCAGAGTTACAATTTCGTAAGCCACAGCGGGAAAATCAGCCATAAAAGAAAAGTCCTTGTGGATGACAACTTCCTGATTACTATTATTTTCCAATTTACTGTAGCTAGCAATTGTCGCATCATTATCAAAAGCAGTATAATACAAAGTCAGACTAAGTTGAGCCTTAGAATCTTTTAAAATCAAGGCAAGAGTCTCTGTATCGTCCATGCTATGTGGAGAAGGTAAAACCTTTGGCCCATTCTGACCTTTTAAAATCTTTGCTTCTACAAATCGAAAGTCTGTTACTTCAGTTGCATCATGCTGAACCTGTAAGGTTGGTTTTCTAAAGTCACCCAAACCATGTTGTCCAAAAATTTGACGTTGCGTATCCAAACTAAAGGCTCGATTAGTAGCTGTTGGATTACCAGAAAAAGCATGATCGCGTTCATAAACACTATTGGCACCATTATAGTTCTTAATAGTCTTTCCTAAATGTTTTAATAATAAGAACTCATTCCTATTTTCAATAATCAAACTTAGACCGTTACTCTCAACGTAAAATAGATTATTCTCTATTCGAACTCCCATATATATCACCTCTTCGATTTCTTGATAAAATTTTATCACATAAAAGCGCTTTCTAAAATAGAGAAATGTCTACAAAGTATGGTAAAATGTTAGGTAGG
Above is a window of Streptococcus oralis subsp. dentisani DNA encoding:
- a CDS encoding alpha-galactosidase, which codes for MGVRIENNLFYVESNGLSLIIENRNEFLLLKHLGKTIKNYNGANSVYERDHAFSGNPTATNRAFSLDTQRQIFGQHGLGDFRKPTLQVQHDATEVTDFRFVEAKILKGQNGPKVLPSPHSMDDTETLALILKDSKAQLSLTLYYTAFDNDATIASYSKLENNSNQEVVIHKDFSFMADFPAVAYEIVTLQGAYAREKTVRRQQVEQGIFSISSNRGASGHAQTPALLLCDQGVTEDAGNVFALQLLYSGNFEAFVQKNQLDEVRVAIGINPENFSWKLNPEENFETPVALVTFSDQGLTGISHESQNFVLKHIMPSQFSKKERPILINNWEATYFDFQREKLLELADEAKKVGIELFVLDDGWFGNRFDDNRALGDWVVNEKKLGGSLESLISAIHERGLQFGLWLEPEMISVDSDLYRKHPDWAIQVPGYEHTYSRNQLVLNLANSQVVEYLKNVLDELLSHHKIDYIKWDMNRNITNLGNGSAYLETQMQSHQYMLGLYELVSYLTEKHSHILFESCSGGGGRNDLGMMRYFPQVWASDNTDAIARLPIQYGSSYLYPTISMGAHVSAVPNHQMGRMTPLETRGHVAMMGNLGYELDLTSLSDEEKAEIANQVNLYKELRPVVQLGNQYRLINPDAESNEAAVQFNYGNQTIVTYVRVLSVVETMETTLKLKDLDEEGWYELQENGVVYPGAELMYAGITMELPQGDYLSRQLHFIRR